Proteins encoded in a region of the Planococcus citri chromosome 1, ihPlaCitr1.1, whole genome shotgun sequence genome:
- the LOC135831300 gene encoding uncharacterized protein LOC135831300, which translates to MFASSNEWTSYSSRREYDDDYSPTCLPEPKTAPWHSLFKFHDVSIKVGDQIYPSNRLQLSLESNYFEKLFTENYAGKDGEFVEIRTLDSATFSAIVDIINGKDLESLINADSCVSLLLAMDFLQMEIDLKPFAKYIEKYAEEDLPFNSQMFELCSLAGANQDYKYLRCKIHYYLSRHFLDFLNYQEFLLLSPEELIDIIKIRQRVSRYPCAYEKNIVSRICTKWICHDVEKRLNNFVKLVNAANYRLFKSFFRINADNIVSRLNNMRENENEEEIRRYFYQFLDRNGEINADDFEEPRTIDNGFSTHSKINQIDRVAKWTKCAKEGLLYDVIVKAGKKSYKLHRFVLITASSYFSDLFSAKNDEEQAQSTKSSNRAKIDEYVVDFAESTFDLIVELIYFDSVLKMNSIEESIEILKAGKILKMDKLMIEGLFWIDCNVQNFSIEDILQILDLVLGDDSFSNLNKDWISNFVCKFLSSKSAENLKRDIIHRIWNVCNTLQCGRLTEKCTKWMVRNLQAPTRKDVSEILKNKHGVETILQFLNISGAEKLSVDIVLYILHVSENLKCYKLVKKCLQWMTRHQETLTAENLIEILNFTLEKEEFDYEYAFFLCKHVVASWPNVDESLFCVISDTMLENMILLPDFFFDDPHQIIDICAKWIVHDVKNRYPLIPKIAFDINRNHTANLDDYKITEIPQISDCSQQLIRDKLREILSSNSLVRYSDAGDLVVEKKPIFISAFDWDCVEDFTCDVVDEDLSKIASLKSLMFHFNNPADSDGYHTYLERPLSTTLIKDNLFVLCGIYETSVFLVYNLSSKKLYSLAGIPHITERVEERTLLNCNGQVYCCFGRRDIITRYSVELNRWQIISKLKSETKPILRIRNILFTSDGTNLFRVFKSNVSDSITKCVLQTWDLKQDSWTCLSDVSKMPSAEKAIGLTNVENGIAVLSKSMIFYFDLKSRCWREILPPSQITITWSHDIPLITHCNDGLLYVYNDKLYELNHLQGNWVLKKDSMFKRDLISVVVIHRCIDETSSASQGSVAPLRPAS; encoded by the exons ATGTTCGCGAGCTCAAATGAGTGGACATCATACTCTTCGAGAAGGGAATACGATGATGACTATAGTCCAACATGTTTACCAGAACCAAAAACTGCACCTTGGCATTCACTTTTCAAGTTCCATGACGTTTCGATAAAAGTTGGCGATCAAATTTATCCCTCAAATCGCTTACAATTATCTTTGGAGTCGAATTACTTCGAGAAATTATTCACCGAAAATTACGCCGGAAAAGATGGCGAGTTCGTGGAAATCCGTACCTTAGACAGTGCTACGTTTTCTGCCATAGTCGATATAATTAATGGAAAAGATCTCGAGTCTCTTATAAATGCCGACAGCTGCGTATCATTATTGCTAGCTATGGATTTCTTGCAAATGGAAATCGACCTGAAACCGTTTGCGAAATACATTGAGAAGTATGCCGAAGAAGATTTACCCTTCAACTCACAAATGTTCGAATTGTGTAGTTTAGCAGGCGCGAATCAAGATTACAAATATTTGAGATGCAAGATCCATTACTATTTATCTCGccatttcttggattttttaaattatcaagaATTTCTTCTTCTGTCGCCGGAAGAACTTATAGATATCATCAAGATTCGACAACGTGTATCCAGATACCCGTGTGCTTACGAGAAGAATATAGTGAGTCGAATCTGTACAAAATGGATCTGTCACGATGTTGAAAAACGGCTGAATAACTTCGTAAAGCTGGTGAATGCTGCGAATTATAGACTATTCAAGTCTTTCTTTCGAATAAACGCCGATAATATCGTCTCCAGATTGAATAATATGAGAGAAAATGAGAACGAAGAAGAAATTCGaagatatttttatcaatttttggaccgTAACGGAGAGATAAATGCTGATG attttgaggaACCAAGAACGATAGATAACGGATTCTCCACGCATTCCAAAATCAATCAGATTGACAGAGTAGCGAAATGGACCAAATGTGCGAAAGAAGGTCTTTTATACGATGTAATTGTCAAAGCAggtaaaaaaagttataaacTTCATCGATTCGTATTGATTACTGCGTCGAGTTATTTCTCAGATCTTTTCTCTGCCAAAAACGACGAAGAACAGGCACAATCTACGAAATCATCGAACCGTGCTAAGATAGACGAATATGTGGTAGATTTTGCTGAAAGTACTTTCGACTTGATTGTTGAGCTTATTTATTTTGATAgtgtattgaaaatgaattcgatTGAAGAATCGATAGAAATACTGAAAGcaggaaaaatattgaaaatggacAAATTAATGATAGAAGGTTTATTTTGGATAGACTgtaatgtgcaaaatttcagtaTCGAAGACATTCTCCAAATACTGGATCTCGTTTTAGGCGACGACTCGTTCAGTAATCTAAATAAAGATTGGATTTCTAATTTTGTATGCAAATTCCTGAGTTCAAAATCGGCCGAAAACTTAAAGCGCGATATCATTCATCGAATATGGAACGTTTGTAATACTCTGCAATGCGGCAGATTAACGGAGAAATGCACAAAATGGATGGTACGTAATCTTCAGGCTCCAACTAGAAAAGACGTTtccgaaatattgaaaaataaacacggAGTTGAGACGATACTTCAATTTCTCAACATCAGCGGTGCAGAAAAGTTATCCGTCGATATTGTTCTTTACATATTACACGTGAGCGAAAACTTGAAATGCtacaaattggtgaaaaaatgtttacagtGGATGACTCGACATCAAGAAACACTAACTGCAGAAAATTTGATAGAGATACTGAATTTTACGCTAGAGAAGGAGGAATTTGATTACGAATAcgcattttttttatgtaagcaCGTAGTTGCTTCATGGCCTAATGTTGACGAGTCATTGTTCTGCGTAATTTCTGACACTATGCTAGAGAATATGATTCTATTACCGGATTTCTTCTTCGATGATCCTCATCAAATCATCGATATTTGTGCGAAATGGATCGTACACGATGTGAAAAACCGCTATCCCTTGATACCTAAAATCGCTTTCGATATTAATCGCAATCATACTGCGAATCTCgatgattataaaattactgaaattccTCAAATTTCGGATTGTTCGCAGCAGTTGATTAGAGATAAATTGCGGGAAATATTGTCTTCGAATTCGTTAGTTCGTTATTCTGATGCGGGAGATTTggtcgttgaaaaaaaaccgaTATTCATTTCAGCATTCGATTGGGACTGTGTTGAGGATTTTACGTGTGATGTTGTGGACGAAGACTTGAGTAAAATCGCATCATTGAAGTCTCTCATGTTCCATTTCAACAACCCTGCAGACTCTGATGGGTATCATACCTACCTGGAACGTCCATTATCAACAACTCTAATCAAAGATAATTTATTTGTGCTTTGTGGAATCTATGAAACATCTGTATTCCTAGTTTACAACCTATCGTCGAAGAAACTGTACTCTTTGGCCGGAATCCCTCACATTACAGAGCGTGTCGAGGAACGCACGTTATTAAATTGCAACGGCCAAGTGTACTGTTGCTTCGGTAGACGCGATATTATTACGAGATATTCCGTCGAATTGAATCGTTGGCAAATTATTTCGAAACTAAAGAGTGAAACAAAACCTATTTTACGTATTAGAAATATTCTCTTCACAAGTGATGGAACTAACCTATTCAGAGTTTTTAAATCCAACGTATCAGATTCGATTACAAAATGCGTCTTACAAACGTGGGATTTAAAACAAGATTCGTGGACTTGTTTATCAGATGTGTCGAAGATGCCAAGTGCTGAAAAAGCTATTGGATTGACTAACGTTGAAAATGGTATCGCCGTATTATCAAAGTctatgatattttattttgatttaaaatcacGATGTTGGCGAGAAATTTTACCTCCTTCGCAGATTACTATTACCTGGAGTCACGATATTCCGCTCATCACCCATTGTAATGATGGTCTATTGTATGTTTATAACGATAAACTGTACGAATTGAATCATCTGCAAGGAAACTGGGTCCTAAAAAAAGATTCAATGTTCAAACGTGATCTTATTAGTGTGGTGGTAATTCATCGCTGCATCGACGAAACCAGCTCGGCTAGTCAGGGTTCAGTTGCTCCACTGCGTCCAGCATCTTGA
- the LOC135831297 gene encoding uncharacterized protein LOC135831297 — protein sequence MSRWSKNQHSPDQCYLYYKHSVSKPPEPSPGPINVAGEYSKCHDVSVKVGEAIYPMNRLQLALVSNYFEKLFVEGFVEKDRELVEIHAFDSNTFSAIIDVINGKDLKSLINANTYVSLLIAMDYLEMEINLEPFEEFMKTYTKQDMPFDTQMLELYRLIATNRDFKDLNFYLYYYLSCHFTDFVNYPEFLILPLDDLIDIIKIQQDVSRLSCSDEMNIICQVCVKWILHDVEKRLNNFVKLANAANYRLHRSSLQINTDCVNARLNNMKGDRKEEQIRRYFHQLLNYSGEIHPNDSEDPGISKETILPYRKVCHKLNGRDVKEKLAKMLENGYLCDATIEAGVKTYKLHQCVLKTASGYFADLFSAKSCEPLSIHEDKGKKHVINIDENTFDAIVKFMYFDDISLNAFEQSMKILRAGKILKINTLIEKSLSWMESNAKDLSIEDILQILDFALGDYSLDGEDCNRISKLACKILLFKTTKNLTYDIIRRIWKVNKILKSDALTSSCVLWMGNNFQTSYIKDIVEILYEVQEKEKLSWFLNNLGVRLPDNIFQVLYASENMQFEKLTNRCMKRFMENESVLTEETITKLLDFTRGKEKFDHEHGILLCKRMVATWPNVDESQFCTISCNVLENLLTLPNFFSKNPYKILDVCAKWIVHDVKNRYRLIPRIAFSINRNCTMDPDDYKMTETPQNLDNCSQLTIKNKLWETLSLTSLVPRCNNTTDLVLKESPLFIYSYTGLDVKEFRCDVLDTELNVITSLKSLRFHYECTLGPKCPISATLIKDNLFVLCKNYYKSDFFVYNLSSKKFYTLSGIPRIHSPGKSTLLNCNNQVYCCSSEENDIMRYYVELNRWEVISNAEIKVARDSDFKKITLFTSDGTNLYRVFNIPIKGSRFACKYVVQTWNFNQGRWIMLPDLPNLPDSRQFDAKLTNIKNGIAILVQCMVFLFDLQSQSWRHIALPLRAENGFDRYVSFITHYDDGLLYACNDKLFQLRDMQGEWVLIKQSQFKFGNAGCDADMSLIHRSSNETCTTVGLTEKKKNKEKERVKKKRTRSELNSIWKKSRLLS from the exons ATGTCACGTTGGTCTAAAAACCAACACTCTCCAGACCAGTGCTACTTGTACTACAAACACAGTGTTTCAAAACCACCGGAACCTTCGCCCGGACCCATAAATGTAGCCGGGGAATACTCTAAATGCCATGACGTATCTGTAAAAGTTGGAGAAGCAATTTATCCTATGAATCGCTTACAACTAGCTCTAGTATCCAACtacttcgaaaaattattcgtcGAGGGTTTCGTCGAGAAAGATCGCGAGCTTGTGGAAATTCATGCTTTTGACAGCAACACGTTCTCTGCCATAATCGACGTAATTAATGGAAAAGATCTAAAGTCGCTTATAAATGCCAACACTTACGTTTCATTACTGATAGCCATGGATTACTTGGaaatggaaatcaatttggaacCATTCGAAGAGTTCATGAAGACGTACACGAAACAAGATATGCCTTTCGATACACAAATGCTCGAATTGTATAGGTTAATTGCAACGAATCGAGATTTCAAAGATCTGAACTTCTATCTTTATTACTACTTATCCTGTCATTTCACGGATTTCGTAAATTATCCAGAATTTCTGATTTTACCTCTCGATGATCTCATTGATATTATCAAGATTCAACAAGATGTAAGCAGATTGTCGTGTTCCGATGAAATGAATATAATCTGTCAAGTTTGTGTGAAATGGATCCTTCACGATGTTGAAAAACGACTGAATAATTTTGTGAAACTAGCGAATGCTGCGAATTATAGGCTTCATCGGTCTTCGCTTCAAATAAATACTGATTGCGTCAACGCTAGATTGAATAACATGAAAGGTGATAGGAAAGAAGAACAAATCCGAAGATATTTTCACCAGTTACTGAATTATAGTGGAGAAATTCACCCTAATG ACTCTGAAGATCCAGGTATAAGCAAAGAAACAATCCTACCGTACAGAAAAGTATGTCACAAACTTAATGGGAGAGATGTGAAagaaaaattggcgaaaatgCTGGAAAACGGATATTTGTGCGATGCGACGATTGAAGCTGGTGTAAAAACATATAAACTTCATCAGTGCGTGCTGAAAACGGCATCGGGTTATTTTGCAGAccttttttcagccaaaagcTGCGAGCCATTATCAATCCACGAAGATAAAGGTAAAAAACATGTgataaatattgatgaaaatacttTCGACGCGATTGTCAAGTTCATGTATTTCGATGATATTTCGTTAAATGCATTCGAGCAATCTATGAAAATACTGAGAGCgggaaagattttaaaaatcaatacacTAATAGAAAAAAGTTTATCTTGGATGGAAAGTAACGCGAAAGATTTGAGCATCGAAGATATTCTCCAGATATTGGATTTCGCTTTAGGAGATTACTCGCTCGATGGTGAGGATTGCAATCGGATTTCTAAACTGGcatgcaaaattttactttttaaaacgACTAAAAATTTGACGTATGATATTATTCGTCGTATATGGAAAGttaataaaatcttgaaaagtgATGCTTTAACGAGTAGTTGCGTACTGTGGATGGGGAATAATTTTCAGACGTCGTACATCAAAgatattgttgaaattttgtacgaaGTACAGGAGAAAGAAAAGCTGAGCTGGTTTCTTAATAACTTGGGTGTTAGACTAcctgataatatttttcaagtattgtATGCCAGCGAAAACATGCAGTTTGAGAAATTAACGAATCGATGCATGAAACGGTTTATGGAAAACGAATCTGTATTGACGGAAGAAACTATTACCAAGTTATTGGATTTCACTCGAGGAAAAGAGAAGTTCGATCACGAACATGGAATCCTTTTATGCAAGCGCATGGTTGCCACATGGCCTAATGTGGACGAATCGCAATTCTGCACAATTTCCTGCAACGTGCTGGAGAATTTGCTCACGTTACCgaatttcttttcgaaaaatccCTATAAAATCCTGGATGTTTGCGCGAAATGGATCGTTCACGATGTAAAAAATCGGTATCGTTTGATACCTAGGATCGCCTTCAGTATAAATCGTAATTGTACGATGGATCCCGATGATTATAAAATGACTGAAACTCCGCAAAATTTGGATAACTGCTCACAACTGacgattaaaaataaattatgggAAACGTTATCTTTAACTTCATTAGTTCCACGTTGTAACAATACGACAGATCTGGTTCTTAAAGAAAGCCCGttatttatttactcgtatacgGGGTTGGATGTCAAGGAATTTAGATGTGATGTTTTGGACACCGAGTTGAACGTAATAACGTCATTGAAGTCACTTAGATTTCATTACGAGTGTACTCTTGGTCCAAAATGTCCAATCTCAGCCACTCTAATCAAAGATAATTTATTTGTGCTTTGTAAAAACTATTATAAATCTGATTTCTTCGTTTACAATTTATCCTCGAAGAAATTCTACACTTTGAGCGGTATTCCCCGAATTCATTCGCCCGGAAAGAGCACGTTATTAAATTGCAACAACCAAGTATACTGTTGTTCCAGTGAAGAAAATGATATAATGAGATACTACGTGGAATTGAATCGATGGGAAGTGATTTCGAATGCAGAAATTAAAGTGGCACGAgattctgatttcaaaaaaataactcttttCACCAGTGATGGAACAAACCTGTACAGAGTTTTCAATATACCCATCAAGGGATCACGTTTTGCTTGCAAATATGTTGTACAAACGTGGAATTTCAACCAAGGCAGATGGATTATGCTGCCAGATCTGCCTAATTTGCCCGATTCTCGTCAATTCGATGCCAAGCTGACCAACATTAAAAATGGCATTGCCATATTAGTCCAGTGTATGGTATTTTTGTTCGATCTGCAATCACAATCGTGGCGCCATATTGCACTTCCTTTgagagctgaaaatggtttcGATCGGTATGTTTCATTCATTACCCATTACGATGACGGTCTGTTGTACGCGTGTAATGATAAACTATTTCAATTGCGTGATATGCAAGGAGAATGGGTATTGATAAAACAGTCACAATTCAAATTCGGTAATGCAGGTTGTGATGCTGATATGTCTCTCATTCATCGCTCCAGTAACGAAACGTGCACTACAGTCGGATTGactgagaaaaagaaaaataaggaAAAGGAAAGGGTGAAAAAGAAAAGGACAAGAAGTGAACTTAACTCCATTTGGAAGAAATCACGTCTTTTATCTTGA